GCGTTAACTATCTCTGCTCTTGTACCTCTTTGTATGACAGGTAGAATTTGTCGAAAATCTCCACTAAAAACAACGACCTTACCACCAAATGGTTTATGTTTTGCTTGTGGACGGATAATGTCCCTCATAGTCCTATCAAAAGCCTCAAAACAGTGTTTGTGCATCATGGGAGCTTCATCCCAAATGATTAGTTTTGCCTGATTCAAAAGTTTAGCAAGTTCACTATCCGGTTGAATAGAACAAAAAGAATCTTCTAGAATATTAATTGGAATGGAAAATCGAGAATGTGCTGTTCGACCACCGGTTAGTAGTAAAGCTGCTATACCGCTTGATGCTACATTAATAACAATGTCTCCACGTGATCTAATAGCTGCTGCAAGGGTTTTCCAAACAAAAGTTTTACCGGTTCCACCATATCTGTAAACGAAATATAATCCAGCAGCTTGTTGATCAACAGTAGTAATAATAGTGTCGTAAACTACTTTCTGCTCCGTTGTCATGGTAGCACATAAGGTACGATGCTCTTCCTCAATATCAGCAATGTTGTAGTTCAATTCATCTTGTATTAGCATGTTGCAAGAAGTATTTATGAATTCATAATCCGGAAAGGGCATGTTTGGTATATTTTTCAACGTTGCACCTGAACGATTTAACTCAATTTCAATTTTAGCCAGAGCCAAATTGTGAAGAACGTTTGTCAATTTGTCAACATCTTCACAAAAACGTGATATAATATATaagtatgaagaaaaaaaaaagtaagcTGCCAAATTGCGGTATCATTAAAGAGTAACGAAATAATATATTCTaaaatttaaaatatttttaaGAACAAAGTATGCTTATCATAAAACAAAGTGTTGCATAGGGCATactttattttaaatttaatttataaatttactttattacaaaataacatatgattaaatttgatataaaaaataaaaaggaaTTGATATAAGTAACATACCATTTGTTCTTAACCTTTCTGGAACTTCGTGTTTGAGATCATCAGATAGTAAGTCACACGTTTCTTTCCATACACGGTCTGGAGAAGCAATactatctgatgtaattaatgatacaaACAATCCACGACAATAGTGTCCAGAAGCCCAAGTATGAGTCTCTTTAATGGAAGCAATGTATTCCTTGTCGTCATTTAAAAGTCCTAGTGCGTAACATGCTTCCTTAAATGAATCATGCACCTTACCATCAACCGTTCGTATATCTTCAAAACACGTTGGTCCCCTTACCTTGTTCAATAATATACGAAGATAGTAAGACTCACCTGATTTAGGATTTACAAAATGGATCCGTCCAACAGTTTTCTGGCTTGTTCTTTTAGTCCACTTTCGGGTATTACCATTCCAAACATAGTATCTTGGAAATTCAACATAAGTGTATTGGCGTGCTTCATTATCATGTCGATTTCGGTTCATCCATTCTATAAATTGAGAAGCACCCACTGATGGTTTTTCAAGAACAGATTCCATGGGCTCGTCTTCATCAAATACAATTGGTTGGTGGTCTGGCAGGTGAAAAGAAAGTCTGTACACTAAAGGTGACCTATTAACAATTTCGTAATTGAATAAACGCCAAGAGGCCTCACACGCTGAAATGTATCTGCAGCTATAATACTCAGCTATCTCATCTTTCTCCTTTTTCATACAGTTACTGTTATCTGCAGTAGTAGCATCTTCTTGAAATGACACGGATATCCTATCTGGACCCTTGTTTATATATTTGAACAAATATTTTATGGATCCAATTTTATTGCACGACTCGAAGTTGATATGAGCTTGGTATTGTTTCAAGAGTGTTTTGTTGTATGGAACAACGTTCCTGCACAATAACATTTAATAGTTAGCAGGTAATATAAATAAATTCCGACATTAAAAATATTTGCAACCATGGCTGTTTATAAATAATTAAGCATAGAGCAAATATatgatatttttaattattaatgataGTTTAATTAGTAGGCTTAACATTTAGTTGATACAACTAAAATTATATTTTGACATGGAAAATACGATGTTTAGAACACACATTTTTACCAAATTCTAAAttatgtgaatttttaatatatcgTACGTACTTATCTCCCTACTTAATTAAAAGCTGAATTATGCAGTTCTTTAAAAAAACTTGTTAAAATAGAGTGGTGGAAAAGGGTCTGACCTGTTGTCAAGTTTCGAGTCCTTTTTCATAATAAAGTTCCCATCGTCACGTCTCCTATACAGAGGATATCCTTCTTTATCAAAATGTGTTTTGTCTGTAAAATCCTTAGGAAAACGCTTTGAACACTCTTTGTTTACCATACAAGGACATGAAAGGTGTTTTGGGCCACAAGGTCCGTGCATCATAAAATCCTGGACAAGTGTGTACAACTCTGGATCGTCTTCTTTGTTTGGTATTTCAGCGCATATAAACTTATCTATGTCCTCTGGATTTGGTATTTTGTCTTCTTTATCTATAAATATGCATATATGCGCATGTGGTAGACCTCTTTTTTGAAACTCTATGACATAGAGATCTGTTCATCGTAAGTTTATATATTAGTAAGCATGGCTATAAAATAACTTAACAAATAGTAATTTAAATGTAAAGTTAATTAAAATGAAGATCTTGCAAGATTTAAAAGTAACTTACGTCCTTGTAGTTTACCAAAGAGTTTCTCTTTCTTGATTTGGTTCATTAATGCATCCAACTTAATCTTAAAAACACGGGTGGTTATATCAGGACGGTCTTCGGGTTTCAAATTATATGGTTCCAAAAACCTAAGAATTTCTGGCCACTGAGAGTTGCATGTGAATGTTATAAAAAAATCAGGATAGCCAAATGCTCTAACAATGGCCATGGCATCCAAGTAATTTTGCTGCATATATCGTGCACCACCAGTAAAGGATGATGGTAGTGTCACTCTAGTTCCCATAATCGATACGTCATTATCCCCTGAATTTTGTGCCTCGTATAAAGAAGATAGTTGTACCCTTCTGAAAGCTTTTTGATTGTTTCTAATGTAAAAAAGCCTTGTGTTTTCAACCATTGTATAAGCATCAACTATAAACTGCTGTAATAATTTTCTAGACAACAATATCAATGATGTTTCATTTACCCTCTTTTGCAACCGAAAAGCAAAAAACTCTCTTATGGTTAGTTTTGAATGACCTGTGGCATCCTCTATCTCCACACCCTTATGAAAAATTTCTGGTCGATATCCATCCTCTGCATGCGGAAACAATATAGGATATTGAAGCGCCAGATAAGAAGGGTGCAACTCACTGATACGTTTTAAACCTTTAGAACGACTATCCAAAATAATGTCCCTTTTGTCTGTGGTGCCATCAATATCTCCGATTACCAAAGCAGCTACCTCATCAGCTGTAGGTAGATTATAAGTCCTTCCATCTTTAGCTCTACTtccaattaatttaatttttatagttTCTTTTTCATTCATGTCATACCTATCTCTTGCCATTCTAAATTTCTTCACTAAAGGATTCGTTTGATCCAGCAATCCTTTAATCTGAAAACAGTGTCAGAATCCAGGCCATATTGGCTTGTATTACTGCTTGCATTGCGTGAATTGCTGTCATAAATAATAAGTTCGAAAACCATTAAATGCATTCATGTTATGATTAAAGTAATATTTAGAGATAAACTGGTATGAAATATATTAATTTTGAAACCTTACAAAAAATTATAGAAGATAATATTTTATACCTGTATGCATTAATTCGGTTGTCAACCTCATGTTTAGTATCGTAAATGTACAATTGACAAAATCTTGGCTCTTTTCCCGGCTGTGGTATTAAGCTTCCTCCAAGATGGTAATTTTGACCACACATACGATAAACATAGGGACCCTTACCTGAGTTAATTTTATGATCCACCTTCCCACCAATAGATGTGAAACTAAACATCATGTTATAACGTCTGACATTTTTAACAAACTTCTTTGACCTGTCCGAAGTTCCTGAGAAAAGTTCCATGAGTAACTGTGGGGGTTTATTCAAAGTTGGAAGttctacttttctgtttaaacaacATAGAGAATATATCTTTTTCGTGAAACTCTTGTTGCCGCGCATTGCTTTAGATTTCCATAAGCATGCCTTACAAGCTTTACACACATATATAGCATCTCCAATGTCTCTATATTCTGTATACATCAAAGAGAGTTTAAGCGGGGACTTAATTACTTATATTCTTATAGTTTCTTATGGTTACATGGTGTATCTAATTGAATTTGTTTAAAATAAATACTTAGGTTGGTTACTACTTTTGCAGTTGATATTGAATATGAGGTAGTGCACTAATAGTACAATATcagaataataatatatatcaaccTGTCGATATTCCAGCCATCTTTGCAGATTGAGAGTCAACAGACTGAATGTTAGACTTTTGCATAGCAGAACTTGCACAGGGTATCAAGTCGTTAGAGCTAAAAGCGTATTTTGGTGGTCGTCCTCTACGCTTTGTAATAAGGTCTTTATTGGATTTTATTGGCAGCTGTATCGAAGATGAAGATGAGTGTTGACCTGTAAAAAATATTGAATTTGAGAACACTATATACTTAATAATAAGTTGATATGCATAAATTAATTTGTGTTAGAAAACGGCTCAACCAAATAAGTATCTTGTTGTGGATATTTCTTTGGTCTTCCCCTTGGTCTAGAAATCCGTTGAGTGTCCGACAAATGCCCAAGATTGGATGTCATGCTGCTTCCACATGAAGTTATGCCTGATGAAGTTTTTACGTTTCTATCGATAGTTGTGATTGTATTGACTTTAGAACTTATCGTGGTCAAGGAGGAAAATTGTTGAATTCTACTATTTTCCTTGACTACATGAACTTCACTTGTTATGGCTGTTGGAGGAACTGAGATTTTTTGAAGTGCTTATCAGTTAAGAATTcttttaaaacaattaaaaaaaagtaTAGAACATCTAACCGTTAGTATTGACATTGATGGAACTTGTTATTGTGTTGAAGGGAACTGGTTGTGTGTTTTCTAAATTGTAAATTGGTGGTCTACCTCTACGCTTAGATCCTTTTGAACAATCAGATACTGTATTTGGTGATTGGGAATATGTAGTTTGGCAACGGACATCTGGTATGAAAATACAGAGCACAAAAtcgtgtataataataataaacttgaaTAAAATGGATTACTTTTCAGAACCATTGATTTACTATTTATTGTTTTAAAGAGAAGTACTTACCATTCTTTGGTAACCTATACGGAGGCACGTTTGATGTTGGAGAAGAAATGTAGCGTGAAGTAATAAGTTTTGATGGTGTTCTTGGAGATTTGAATTGCCGCATAACATCTGTTTTAAATTTAACCAATTGTTTATCAATCATATATTGAATGGGTATGTTTATATGATAAGCAAATTAATTACATTGGCTCCAAAATCATCAAAAAAGATCATTAGGTACACTGTTAATTTTATGAAAAATATAGGATAAGTTTTCATATAATTCAGCAAAGTAACAACATGCTTACTGTTAGTTATATTTTTCAGTACTGAAGTTGGTCGATAAGATGGACTCTGTATGATTGGACTTTACTGATAAATTGGTTGTCTTTGTGAACATGAGGAATCATGGTGTTTTGAGGCTGCATCTGTATGAGAACCTGCAATAATATGTATGCAATTTACATTTGTAGTTGTATGATTCATAATTaacaatttaaaatggttaaaactCCATTAAACTGTGGGATAAATTTGGGTCCATCAATTAACGTATTCTCACATTTGGGATTTACAATCAATTGCAAACAATTGTTCTAATATAAGCATAAATTGATTGTTACAATTAAGATTAAACAATTGTGTAAGGTATTAACCTGGGACGTTAGGTGAAAAATTGGCAGATAGGAGACTATGTGTTGATCGAACCGTATCACCAGAAGATGATGTTTTTTCGCATGTCTGTATGGTTTTCCTTTTCCTGCCGATGATTGACGAATTATTTGATTCTGACATGAACAAAGTAGATCGCTTTCTGAAAGTTTTTGATTGAATTATTAGGCGTGATTTTGGTTTCTGATTGAATTGGATTTGAAATTATATAATTAGGGTATAGGGTATATATGTGTGGGTGGTAACCGAtcggtttttattttatttttggggCCTCAAATATGTAGTTTAGTACTTTTTAATCGTAGTCTAAATTggtaaaattgtatttttttattttgtatcaaaatataataataataataatattaatattaatataatatatataatatattataattataatatatctatttttatGTATCTATATCTGATAATAATTCTATATCTTCATGTTGAGTCAAATTTGACACGATcatctattaattttatataattatcttattcacatttattaattaattattatatccGATTGTATATCTTCATGTTGAGTCAATTTCATGTTATACATTTCGTGGGCCAATTTTACTTAATGGACTGGGCTTTTTAATATATTGGATAATCTAGTTAGGCTAGTTATGCTGTTATAATGGGCTAGTTAGGCTATTAGGCTAATTATAAAACTAATGGGCTAAAAGGTTTTGGAGGGTGTATGGTTATTAGTTTTTTAGACTAACTGCATTCTATGTTAAACGTATTCGGAAGAGAATTTTGCAAAAAGTTATGTTACTTTTTGATATAACTAATTTAGTTGTATAATTTTCTTCCAACTTTGGTTCATGATTCACCTTCATTTTGTATCAATATAGTACTCGTCTTATATCATTGTTATAAACATCAATAGTTTGTAAATGTATGTGTAACAAAATTAAAGTTATAGATAAGCTGCTGAATTTTATtgaaatgaaactcacaaaaacATAGTGTAGCAATAAGTGAAACGGGAATAAAACAAACAAAAACCAAAGCAACAAAGTCACGACATAATAGAAACATAAAACTTGAAAAAACAAACTGTCTTCAGCAGCATGGACACATGTCCTAATAAAGCAGATCACAACTCATCCATTCGAGGGATCTTCAAAGAGGCGATCCCAGATGCAGTTGATGTAGTGGGGGTCTCGACGTTTTCCTTTTCAGTTGAGCAATCACTCTTACGCTTTCCAGATCCAGTGCTAAGGTTACCTTCATCAACGATCTGCTGCTTTTCTTTGCCCTTACCCTGAATATAATTTAGTTTAGAAAATTTATTTTTGGTTTATATGCTTCTTTTGGTTTGGAATTGAAATGTTAAATTAATGCAATATGTATTATACTGTATTGAATTACGTTCAAGAAACAACACCTTATCCACTGGTGTAGCTTCTTCAGTGGGCTGATTCCTAAGTTTGAAATCAGCGTAGTCGTCTTTCATGGCAGCCTTAGTACTGTTCAAAATGTCTGGGTCATCACTCGAATCTTCAACAGTGTAAAAGGTGTAGTTGTCTTCCAACACATTATAGTCTGTGACCTTGATTATCCACACGAATTTTTTACCAATAAGTTCCCACAGTTCATCAATGTATCTGGTCGTGTCAACAACCTGTATGTCCAATAC
This window of the Rutidosis leptorrhynchoides isolate AG116_Rl617_1_P2 chromosome 7, CSIRO_AGI_Rlap_v1, whole genome shotgun sequence genome carries:
- the LOC139859441 gene encoding uncharacterized protein, yielding MARDRYDMNEKETIKIKLIGSRAKDGRTYNLPTADEVAALVIGDIDGTTDKRDIILDSRSKGLKRISELHPSYLALQYPILFPHAEDGYRPEIFHKGVEIEDATGHSKLTIREFFAFRLQKRVNETSLILLSRKLLQQFIVDAYTMVENTRLFYIRNNQKAFRRVQLSSLYEAQNSGDNDVSIMGTRVTLPSSFTGGARYMQQNYLDAMAIVRAFGYPDFFITFTCNSQWPEILRFLEPYNLKPEDRPDITTRVFKIKLDALMNQIKKEKLFGKLQGHLYVIEFQKRGLPHAHICIFIDKEDKIPNPEDIDKFICAEIPNKEDDPELYTLVQDFMMHGPCGPKHLSCPCMVNKECSKRFPKDFTDKTHFDKEGYPLYRRRDDGNFIMKKDSKLDNRNVVPYNKTLLKQYQAHINFESCNKIGSIKYLFKYINKGPDRISVSFQEDATTADNSNCMKKEKDEIAEYYSCRYISACEASWRLFNYEIVNRSPLVYRLSFHLPDHQPIVFDEDEPMESVLEKPSVGASQFIEWMNRNRHDNEARQYTYVEFPRYYVWNGNTRKWTKRTSQKTVGRIHFVNPKSGESYYLRILLNKVRGPTCFEDIRTVDGKVHDSFKEACYALGLLNDDKEYIASIKETHTWASGHYCRGLFVSLITSDSIASPDRVWKETCDLLSDDLKHEVPERLRTNDVDKLTNVLHNLALAKIEIELNRSGATLKNIPNMPFPDYEFINTSCNMLIQDELNYNIADIEEEHRTLCATMTTEQKVVYDTIITTVDQQAAGLYFVYRYGGTGKTFVWKTLAAAIRSRGDIVINVASSGIAALLLTGGRTAHSRFSIPINILEDSFCSIQPDSELAKLLNQAKLIIWDEAPMMHKHCFEAFDRTMRDIIRPQAKHKPFGGKVVVFSGDFRQILPVIQRGTRAEIVNASLHSSYLWRDVTVLELTKNMHLRSGTNEMDDSELADFANWILKIGEGKLNLQNDGEADIDFQDDILL